One genomic region from Bradyrhizobium icense encodes:
- a CDS encoding ABC transporter permease, translated as MPDLDYRQKAWSAALIVLFFVAWELFCLMTGMSDLVLPRPSQVFVTLFEKFPILWPHILQTLATTMVGFVLGVGLGVVLGAVIGVSKTAYDTAYPLLVGFSSIPKVAVVPIFVLWFGSGTVPAVLTALSICFFPIVVNIATGLATTEPELEDVLKALGASKFDILWNVGLPRTMPFFFASLKVAISYAFVGAVLSETVASNRGIGNVMMTASSNFNVPLVFAGLFVLAGLGVALYVVFSLIEGRVTGWATRKSDVIAT; from the coding sequence ATGCCCGATCTCGATTATCGCCAAAAAGCATGGTCGGCGGCACTGATCGTGCTGTTCTTCGTCGCTTGGGAATTGTTCTGCCTGATGACTGGCATGTCCGATCTGGTGCTGCCGCGTCCCTCGCAAGTATTCGTCACGCTGTTCGAGAAATTCCCGATCCTGTGGCCCCATATCCTGCAGACGCTGGCGACGACGATGGTCGGCTTTGTTCTTGGCGTCGGGCTCGGCGTCGTGCTCGGCGCGGTGATCGGCGTTTCCAAAACCGCTTATGACACGGCCTATCCGCTGCTCGTTGGATTTTCCTCGATTCCAAAAGTTGCTGTCGTGCCGATCTTCGTGCTGTGGTTCGGCTCGGGCACGGTGCCGGCGGTGCTGACCGCGCTCTCGATCTGCTTCTTCCCCATCGTGGTCAACATCGCGACGGGACTGGCGACGACAGAACCTGAACTCGAAGACGTTCTGAAGGCGTTAGGGGCCAGCAAGTTCGACATCCTCTGGAACGTCGGACTGCCGCGCACCATGCCGTTCTTCTTTGCCTCGCTGAAGGTCGCGATCTCCTACGCCTTTGTCGGCGCGGTGCTGTCGGAGACCGTCGCTTCCAACCGCGGCATCGGCAACGTCATGATGACCGCGTCCTCGAATTTCAACGTGCCGCTGGTGTTCGCCGGCCTGTTCGTGCTCGCCGGCCTCGGTGTCGCCCTCTACGTGGTCTTTTCGCTGATCGAGGGCCGCGTCACCGGCTGGGCCACCCGCAAGAGCGACGTGATCGCGACATGA
- a CDS encoding ABC transporter ATP-binding protein: MRMQPHSEFRGTPVPGSATPIAIELSEASVTFGRGARAVPALSTTSLRIADGEFVALVGPSGCGKSTILRLVSGLVQPTAGVVVVGGREVAARALRVGMAFQNPTMLPWMSIERNIMLPLKIVEPFRSQFRKLRKTEFRDKANALLEQVGLKGFGNRYPWQLSGGMLQRANLCRALIHEPRMLLLDEPFGALDQFTREELWSILQDLWIAHRPTVLLVTHDLREAAFLGSRICVMSARPGRILDDSRVEFPRPRTVAMTFEPDFVALNQKLRAFIVDARTASAQGAA; this comes from the coding sequence ATGCGCATGCAACCACATTCCGAGTTTAGGGGCACGCCGGTTCCGGGCTCCGCCACTCCGATCGCGATCGAACTGTCGGAGGCTTCCGTCACCTTCGGCCGCGGCGCCCGCGCGGTGCCGGCCCTCTCCACGACAAGCTTGCGGATCGCCGACGGCGAGTTTGTCGCCCTCGTCGGGCCGTCCGGCTGCGGCAAGTCGACCATCCTGCGGCTGGTCAGCGGCCTCGTGCAGCCGACGGCCGGCGTCGTCGTCGTCGGCGGCCGCGAAGTCGCCGCCCGCGCTTTACGCGTCGGCATGGCGTTCCAGAACCCGACCATGCTGCCGTGGATGTCGATCGAGCGCAACATCATGCTGCCGCTCAAGATCGTCGAGCCGTTCCGCTCGCAATTCCGAAAGTTGCGCAAGACCGAATTCCGCGACAAGGCTAATGCACTGCTCGAGCAGGTCGGCCTCAAGGGCTTTGGCAACCGCTACCCCTGGCAACTCTCCGGCGGCATGCTTCAGCGCGCCAACCTGTGCCGCGCGCTGATCCACGAGCCGCGCATGCTGTTGCTGGATGAGCCCTTCGGCGCACTCGACCAGTTCACCAGGGAAGAGCTGTGGTCGATCCTGCAGGACCTCTGGATCGCCCATAGGCCGACCGTGCTCCTGGTGACGCATGACCTGCGCGAGGCCGCGTTCCTCGGCAGCCGCATCTGCGTGATGAGCGCGCGCCCCGGCCGCATCCTCGACGACAGCCGCGTCGAGTTCCCCCGGCCGCGCACGGTTGCCATGACATTCGAGCCCGATTTCGTCGCGCTGAACCAGAAGCTGCGCGCCTTCATCGTTGATGCGCGCACCGCCTCAGCACAGGGAGCGGCCTGA
- a CDS encoding GntR family transcriptional regulator, translating into MAPRPVSKTAEPSDKVGVICRALRRAIIEQALEPGAKLPEDSLGERFGVSRTIARHALGQLAAEGLVELRRNRIAVVATPSWQEARDAFDIRIELERLVVRQLAGKLTKSQIAELNAHVDAEDHARDGADAVSIRLATEFHILLAHMTNSPILVRYVSEVAYRCCLTLSLYSRPHSSECGINEHRAIIAALVKGDEAKVMSLMHSHLDSVASRALVAPSPQRGRDLLDILAPYAEEGEGERVVKLPKVVRAR; encoded by the coding sequence ATGGCGCCCCGCCCCGTCAGCAAGACCGCTGAACCATCCGATAAGGTCGGCGTGATCTGCCGCGCGCTGCGCCGCGCCATCATCGAGCAGGCGCTGGAGCCCGGCGCGAAATTGCCCGAGGACTCGCTCGGCGAGCGGTTCGGCGTCAGCCGCACCATCGCCCGCCACGCACTCGGGCAACTGGCCGCGGAAGGTCTCGTCGAGCTGCGCCGCAACCGGATCGCCGTGGTGGCGACGCCGAGCTGGCAGGAAGCGCGCGACGCCTTCGATATCCGGATCGAACTCGAGCGCCTCGTCGTGCGCCAGCTCGCCGGCAAGCTGACCAAGAGCCAGATTGCCGAACTCAATGCCCATGTCGACGCCGAGGACCACGCCCGCGACGGCGCGGATGCGGTCTCGATCCGCCTCGCGACCGAATTCCATATCCTGCTCGCCCACATGACCAACAGCCCGATCCTGGTGCGTTATGTCAGCGAGGTCGCCTATCGCTGCTGCCTGACGCTATCGCTGTACAGCCGTCCGCATTCGTCCGAATGCGGCATCAACGAGCACCGCGCGATCATCGCGGCGCTGGTGAAAGGCGACGAGGCCAAGGTGATGAGCCTGATGCACAGCCATCTGGATTCGGTAGCCAGCCGCGCGCTGGTCGCTCCTTCCCCGCAGCGCGGCCGCGATTTGCTGGATATTCTGGCGCCCTATGCCGAGGAAGGCGAAGGTGAGCGGGTGGTGAAGCTGCCGAAGGTGGTCAGGGCGAGGTAA
- a CDS encoding amidohydrolase family protein, with protein sequence MNTKTAFDLIFRNARTRASATPLDIGVASGRIAAIEPRLACEATEIEVGGRLALPGFVDTHIHLDKACLLGRCAHNHGSVSEAIAAVAAMKRDFTVEDVYARGARVIERAIVHGTTRMRTHVEIDPRIGLRGFAAVKALKRDYAWALDLSICVFPQEGLTNDPGAEELLIAALRDGGEAIGGCPYMDTDPNAHLEKIFDLAQQFDVDVDLHLDFDLDPSWWHLEEVCRQTERRNYHGRVAIGHATKLSALPPDRLKAAAARLAKCGVAVTVLPATDLYLMGRDATHNAPRGLTLAHKLVADGVLCSVATNNVLNPFTPFGDASLLRMANFYANVAHAGISEFDTCLDLVTELPARLMNLRDYGIAPGNPADLVILDTDSGTNAIAELPDMLMGFKNGRQVFERRKPTLFHPQA encoded by the coding sequence ATGAACACGAAAACCGCCTTCGACCTGATCTTCCGCAACGCCAGGACGCGAGCCTCGGCGACACCTCTCGATATCGGCGTCGCGAGCGGGCGCATAGCCGCCATCGAACCCCGCCTTGCCTGCGAAGCGACCGAGATCGAGGTCGGCGGCAGATTGGCCCTGCCCGGCTTCGTCGATACGCATATTCATCTCGACAAGGCCTGCCTGCTCGGCCGCTGCGCGCACAACCACGGCAGCGTCAGTGAAGCCATTGCCGCAGTCGCTGCCATGAAGCGCGATTTCACGGTGGAAGACGTCTATGCGCGCGGCGCGCGCGTGATCGAGCGCGCCATCGTGCATGGCACCACGCGGATGCGGACCCATGTCGAAATCGATCCGCGCATCGGCTTGCGCGGTTTTGCGGCGGTGAAGGCGCTGAAGCGCGACTATGCCTGGGCGCTCGATCTCTCGATCTGCGTGTTTCCGCAGGAGGGCCTGACCAACGATCCCGGCGCCGAGGAACTACTCATTGCGGCCTTGCGCGACGGCGGTGAGGCGATCGGCGGCTGTCCCTATATGGACACCGATCCGAACGCGCATCTCGAAAAGATTTTCGACCTGGCGCAGCAATTCGATGTCGATGTCGACCTGCACCTCGATTTCGATCTCGACCCGTCCTGGTGGCATCTCGAAGAGGTCTGCCGGCAGACCGAGCGGCGCAATTACCACGGTCGCGTCGCGATCGGCCACGCCACCAAATTGTCGGCGCTGCCGCCGGATCGGCTGAAGGCCGCCGCCGCGCGGCTGGCCAAATGCGGCGTCGCCGTCACCGTGCTGCCCGCGACCGATCTCTATCTGATGGGCCGTGACGCCACGCATAATGCGCCGCGCGGGCTGACTTTGGCGCACAAGCTCGTGGCGGACGGCGTTCTCTGTTCGGTCGCGACCAACAACGTGCTCAACCCCTTCACGCCGTTCGGCGACGCCTCGCTGCTGCGGATGGCGAATTTCTACGCCAATGTCGCGCATGCCGGCATCAGCGAGTTCGATACCTGCCTCGATCTCGTGACCGAACTGCCGGCACGGCTGATGAACTTGAGGGATTACGGCATCGCGCCGGGCAACCCGGCGGACCTCGTCATCCTCGACACCGACAGCGGCACCAATGCGATCGCCGAACTGCCCGATATGCTGATGGGATTCAAGAACGGGCGGCAGGTGTTCGAGCGGCGGAAGCCGACGCTGTTTCATCCGCAGGCGTAG
- a CDS encoding mandelate racemase/muconate lactonizing enzyme family protein: MKRATTVRSVETLACDAGWRNYHFVKIMTEDGIVGWSEYDEGFGAPGVTAAIERLGARVVGKNAFQHERIYAELFAATRPAAGGVVALALGALENALLDVKAKALGVPCYELLGGKIRDRIRVYWSHCATWRINHPDWFKPAITDLDGVKSIGREVREKGFTAMKTNIFVYTDGKPQGWRPGFGSPFEPEINVDRKVLRNLCMHLEAIRDGAGPDVDLLLDLNFNAKTEGYLKILRAIKDIDLFWVEIDTFNPQALGYIRRQSPHPVSSCETLLGLREFLPYFNEQAMDVAIIDTPWNGVWQSMKIAAAAEHFEVNVAPHNFYGHLCTMQNAHFSAAVPNLRIMETDIDRLAWDHELFTHVPDIVDGHLVMPDRPGWGTEPNEEGLRAHPPKNKGGLLNYGQKK; this comes from the coding sequence ATGAAAAGAGCCACCACCGTCAGAAGCGTCGAAACGCTCGCCTGCGACGCCGGATGGCGCAACTACCACTTCGTCAAGATCATGACCGAGGACGGCATCGTCGGCTGGAGCGAGTACGACGAGGGTTTTGGTGCGCCCGGCGTGACGGCGGCGATCGAGCGGCTTGGCGCGCGCGTCGTCGGCAAGAACGCGTTCCAGCACGAGCGGATTTACGCCGAACTGTTTGCGGCGACGCGGCCGGCTGCCGGCGGTGTGGTGGCACTGGCGCTTGGGGCTCTCGAGAACGCGCTGCTCGACGTCAAGGCCAAGGCGCTCGGCGTGCCCTGCTACGAATTGCTCGGCGGCAAGATCCGCGACCGCATCCGAGTCTACTGGTCGCATTGCGCGACCTGGCGCATCAACCATCCCGACTGGTTCAAGCCGGCGATTACCGATCTCGACGGCGTCAAGTCGATCGGGCGCGAGGTGCGCGAGAAGGGTTTTACGGCGATGAAGACCAACATCTTCGTCTACACCGACGGCAAGCCGCAGGGCTGGCGGCCGGGCTTCGGTTCGCCGTTCGAGCCCGAGATCAATGTCGATCGCAAGGTGCTGCGCAATCTGTGCATGCATCTGGAAGCCATCCGCGACGGCGCCGGGCCGGACGTCGACCTACTGCTCGACCTCAACTTCAACGCCAAGACCGAGGGCTATCTCAAGATCCTCCGCGCCATCAAGGACATCGACCTGTTCTGGGTGGAGATCGACACCTTCAACCCGCAGGCGCTGGGCTACATCCGCCGCCAGAGCCCGCATCCGGTCTCGTCCTGCGAGACGCTGTTGGGGCTGCGCGAGTTCCTGCCCTACTTCAACGAACAGGCGATGGACGTCGCGATCATCGACACACCGTGGAACGGGGTGTGGCAATCGATGAAGATCGCCGCGGCCGCCGAGCATTTCGAGGTCAACGTCGCACCGCATAATTTCTATGGCCACCTCTGCACCATGCAGAACGCGCATTTCTCCGCCGCGGTGCCGAATCTGCGCATCATGGAAACCGACATCGATCGCCTCGCGTGGGACCATGAGTTGTTCACCCACGTGCCCGATATCGTCGATGGTCACCTGGTGATGCCGGACCGGCCCGGCTGGGGCACCGAGCCCAACGAGGAAGGCCTGCGCGCCCATCCGCCGAAGAACAAAGGCGGGCTGTTGAATTACGGGCAGAAGAAGTAG
- a CDS encoding ABC transporter substrate-binding protein, which translates to MAPPPTRAAGVTDTEIRIGNIMPYTGPLAAFASIGRAEAAYFDMINERGGINGRKIRFISRDDSSNPRTAVEHTRELVEQERVHLMFGSFGTPSNLATRSYLNERNIPQLFVASGEEEWAHPKRFPWTMGWQPTYRSEGRIYANYIQAAYPSKKIAVLWQNDQFGRDLFRGLQEGLGITANMIVADIAIDADMSIDAQVDILKNSGAEVLVLNCAPPISARAIRKAAEQGWYPVVVLVNAAASIAHALRPAGLQNSVGVISTSYLKDAGDATWKEDPAIKAWLAFMDKYYPDGDKEDGYAIFGYAAAETLVQVLTQCGDDLSRENIMRQAASLRNYQSTVAFPGITINTGPSDFHPIEQMRLVQFDGSTWQPIGDVIESAFLGVPGDN; encoded by the coding sequence ATGGCCCCGCCGCCAACCCGCGCTGCCGGCGTGACCGACACCGAAATCCGCATCGGCAACATCATGCCCTATACCGGCCCGCTGGCCGCGTTCGCTTCGATCGGCAGGGCGGAGGCCGCCTATTTCGACATGATCAACGAGCGCGGCGGCATCAACGGACGCAAGATCAGGTTCATCTCCCGCGACGACAGTTCCAACCCGAGAACGGCGGTCGAACATACCCGCGAGCTGGTCGAGCAGGAGCGTGTGCACCTGATGTTCGGATCGTTCGGCACGCCGAGTAATCTGGCGACGCGAAGCTATCTCAACGAGCGAAACATCCCGCAGCTCTTTGTCGCCTCCGGCGAAGAGGAGTGGGCGCATCCGAAGCGCTTTCCGTGGACGATGGGTTGGCAGCCGACGTATCGCTCCGAGGGGCGGATCTACGCCAACTACATCCAGGCCGCCTATCCGAGCAAAAAGATCGCCGTGCTCTGGCAGAACGACCAGTTCGGCCGCGATCTGTTCCGGGGTTTGCAGGAAGGGCTCGGCATCACCGCCAACATGATCGTGGCCGATATCGCCATCGACGCCGACATGTCGATCGATGCCCAGGTCGACATCCTCAAGAACTCCGGCGCCGAAGTGCTGGTGCTCAACTGCGCGCCGCCGATCTCGGCGCGTGCAATCCGCAAGGCCGCTGAACAGGGCTGGTATCCTGTAGTGGTGCTGGTGAATGCGGCGGCCTCGATCGCCCATGCGCTGCGGCCGGCGGGGCTTCAGAACTCCGTCGGCGTGATCTCCACCTCGTATCTGAAGGATGCCGGCGACGCCACCTGGAAGGAAGATCCTGCCATCAAGGCGTGGCTTGCGTTCATGGACAAGTATTATCCGGATGGAGACAAGGAGGATGGCTACGCCATATTCGGCTATGCGGCGGCCGAGACGCTGGTCCAGGTGCTGACCCAGTGCGGCGACGACCTGTCGCGCGAGAACATCATGCGGCAGGCCGCGTCCTTGCGGAACTACCAGAGCACAGTCGCATTTCCGGGAATAACGATAAACACCGGGCCGTCCGACTTCCATCCGATCGAACAGATGCGGCTGGTGCAGTTCGACGGCAGCACTTGGCAGCCGATTGGCGATGTGATCGAGAGCGCGTTCCTGGGCGTGCCGGGCGATAATTGA
- a CDS encoding hydantoinase/oxoprolinase family protein, with product MFRIGVDVGGTYTDLVATDETGRTIFAKSPSTPADQSIGVMAGLEELARRLNVTRAEMLAATDRLVHGTTVATNALLERKGAKVALITTEGHRDVIEMREGLKPDRYDLRSPPPAPLVPRDLRFGVKERLKADGCVLIPLDTKSLDDAIAGIRQSGAASVAVCFLHSYLNPVHELAAVERLKQALPGISISRSSDVLPQIKEYERVSTTIVNAYVEPIVRRYLTNLETRLTEAGFRGGLFVVLSHGGMAPVEEASRLAAGTVLSGPAGGMSGGRRCSDLLGIPDLVPFDMGGTSTDISLIAGGQVSLSADGMLAGQRIALRSLDIASIAAGGGSIASVDASRTLRVGPESAGSVPGPACYGNGGEAATVTDANVVLGYLDAAAFMGGKRPLVRAASEAAVDRVAAAMELSRVEAAAGIYRMINLNMADGIRLMTLRRGVDPRKFALLSFGGAAGLHAAEVARELEIKRIIVPTVASVLSAWGMLTSDLRYEVSRTHYGTGRISADEVRELFAGLEQQAAGRLRSWFNGPIAIERSAEMRYGEQIFEIDVSLDGLDWNAPNLVDQIEDRFHVRHEELYTYASRGQEVVFVNARVAAVGEVERQDEGEHEAALSSACSPRSRRQAFFGGWREVPVYALDELQPGHTLTGPAIIEAETTTVLVDTGDRVAVNPLGWLDIALR from the coding sequence ATGTTCAGGATTGGCGTTGACGTCGGCGGAACCTACACCGATCTGGTGGCCACGGACGAGACCGGGCGAACCATATTCGCAAAATCGCCATCCACACCTGCGGATCAATCGATCGGCGTGATGGCGGGGCTGGAAGAACTGGCGCGGCGGCTGAACGTCACGCGCGCCGAAATGCTCGCTGCAACCGACCGTCTTGTGCATGGCACGACGGTTGCCACCAATGCGCTCCTGGAGCGCAAAGGTGCAAAAGTTGCGCTCATCACCACGGAAGGCCACCGCGACGTCATCGAGATGCGCGAGGGGCTGAAGCCCGATCGCTATGATCTGCGCTCACCGCCGCCGGCGCCGCTGGTGCCGCGCGATTTGCGTTTCGGGGTGAAGGAACGGCTCAAGGCTGACGGCTGTGTCCTCATTCCACTTGATACAAAATCGCTCGACGACGCCATCGCCGGCATCAGGCAGTCGGGCGCGGCCTCGGTCGCGGTGTGCTTTCTACACTCCTATCTCAATCCCGTGCACGAGCTCGCCGCCGTCGAGCGGCTGAAGCAGGCGCTGCCCGGCATCAGCATCTCGCGCTCCAGCGACGTGCTGCCGCAGATCAAGGAATATGAGCGCGTCTCGACCACGATCGTGAACGCCTATGTCGAGCCGATCGTGCGGCGCTATCTGACCAACCTCGAAACGCGGCTGACCGAAGCCGGCTTCAGGGGCGGTCTGTTTGTCGTGCTCTCGCATGGCGGCATGGCGCCGGTGGAAGAAGCCTCGCGGCTCGCCGCAGGTACGGTGCTGTCGGGACCGGCGGGGGGCATGTCCGGCGGACGACGCTGTTCTGACTTGCTCGGCATTCCCGATCTGGTGCCGTTCGACATGGGCGGCACCTCGACCGATATCTCGCTGATAGCAGGGGGGCAGGTCTCGCTCTCCGCCGACGGCATGCTGGCCGGCCAGCGCATCGCGCTGCGCAGCCTCGACATCGCGAGCATCGCTGCCGGTGGCGGCTCGATCGCCAGCGTCGATGCCAGCCGCACCCTGCGGGTCGGCCCGGAAAGCGCGGGCTCGGTGCCGGGCCCGGCCTGCTATGGCAATGGCGGAGAGGCCGCGACCGTCACCGACGCCAATGTCGTGCTCGGCTATCTCGATGCCGCTGCCTTCATGGGCGGCAAGCGTCCGCTCGTTCGCGCGGCGTCGGAAGCGGCCGTTGATCGCGTTGCGGCCGCGATGGAGCTGTCGCGCGTCGAGGCCGCCGCCGGCATCTATCGCATGATCAACCTGAACATGGCCGACGGCATCCGCCTGATGACGCTGCGCCGCGGCGTTGATCCGCGAAAATTTGCGCTATTGAGTTTCGGCGGCGCAGCCGGTCTGCATGCGGCGGAAGTGGCGCGCGAACTCGAGATCAAGCGCATCATCGTGCCGACTGTGGCCTCCGTGCTGTCGGCCTGGGGTATGCTGACCAGCGATCTCCGCTACGAGGTCAGCCGCACGCATTATGGCACTGGCCGCATTTCGGCCGATGAAGTGCGCGAACTGTTTGCCGGGCTGGAGCAGCAGGCTGCCGGCCGCCTGCGCTCGTGGTTCAATGGCCCGATTGCAATCGAGCGCTCCGCCGAAATGCGCTACGGCGAGCAGATCTTTGAAATCGACGTTTCGCTCGATGGCCTCGACTGGAACGCGCCCAATCTGGTGGATCAGATCGAAGACCGCTTTCATGTCAGGCACGAGGAGCTCTACACCTACGCCTCGCGCGGCCAGGAGGTCGTGTTCGTCAACGCCCGCGTCGCTGCCGTCGGCGAAGTGGAGCGGCAGGACGAAGGCGAGCACGAGGCCGCATTATCCAGCGCCTGTTCGCCACGCAGCCGGCGGCAGGCCTTCTTCGGCGGCTGGCGCGAAGTCCCGGTCTATGCACTCGACGAGCTGCAGCCCGGCCACACGCTGACGGGGCCGGCCATCATCGAAGCCGAGACCACGACCGTGCTGGTCGACACCGGCGACCGCGTCGCAGTCAATCCGTTGGGCTGGCTGGATATCGCGCTACGCTGA